In bacterium, the following are encoded in one genomic region:
- a CDS encoding AAA family ATPase, with product MIFKKLELQGFKTFFDRTEVHFRPGINAVVGPNGCGKSNIADAIRWVLGEQSPKQLRGERMEDLIFSGSEARHPLGMAEVSLTVELTGEELPAPYNQFTEVCVTRRLYRSGESEYFINGAACRLRDIRELFLDTGLNPKAYAVISQGHIGSLVDAHPEDRRVLFEEAAGIAKFKERKAAALRKLDATEQNLVRLADLTAEVRRQLGSLQRQARKAERYHDLKGQHEELELRILLHNHATLGERVGQQEAQLRGLAELQETLRVEGATLEAGHEAAGLETLELERSLGGLREEFYARRSALESIDQRLDEARARLAAHQQAIARGDAEGARLAALIEVHASDLARAEAEIRELAAALVGTDASVQETAAGLAAATAAAAQVKAALEEASGVLREGSRAESESQRALTRVETRAEAVAGELQRVAAELAAIEGEDGVLALREAELADAL from the coding sequence GTGATCTTCAAGAAGCTGGAGCTGCAGGGGTTCAAGACGTTCTTCGACCGCACGGAGGTCCACTTCCGCCCCGGCATCAACGCCGTCGTCGGCCCCAACGGCTGCGGCAAGAGCAACATCGCCGACGCCATCCGCTGGGTGCTCGGCGAGCAGAGCCCGAAGCAGTTGCGCGGCGAGCGCATGGAGGACCTCATCTTCTCGGGGAGCGAGGCGCGCCACCCCCTGGGCATGGCCGAGGTCTCGCTCACGGTCGAGCTCACCGGCGAGGAGCTGCCCGCGCCCTACAACCAGTTCACCGAGGTCTGCGTGACGCGCCGGCTCTACCGCTCCGGCGAGAGCGAGTACTTCATCAACGGCGCGGCCTGCCGCCTGCGCGACATCCGCGAGCTGTTCCTCGACACCGGGCTCAACCCCAAGGCCTACGCGGTCATCAGCCAGGGCCACATCGGCTCGCTCGTCGACGCCCACCCCGAGGACCGGCGCGTGCTCTTCGAGGAGGCGGCCGGCATCGCGAAGTTCAAGGAGCGCAAGGCGGCGGCGCTGCGCAAGCTCGACGCGACGGAGCAGAACCTCGTCCGCCTCGCCGACCTGACCGCGGAGGTCAGGCGCCAGCTCGGCTCGCTGCAGCGCCAGGCGCGCAAGGCCGAGCGCTACCACGACCTCAAGGGGCAGCACGAGGAGCTGGAGCTGCGCATCCTCCTGCACAACCACGCCACGCTGGGCGAGCGCGTCGGGCAGCAGGAGGCGCAGCTGCGCGGGCTGGCCGAGCTGCAGGAGACGCTGCGCGTCGAGGGCGCGACGCTGGAGGCCGGCCACGAGGCCGCGGGCCTCGAGACGCTCGAGCTCGAGCGCTCGCTCGGCGGGCTGCGCGAGGAGTTCTACGCCCGGCGCTCGGCCCTCGAGTCCATCGACCAGCGGCTCGACGAGGCCCGAGCACGCCTTGCGGCGCACCAGCAGGCGATCGCCCGGGGCGACGCCGAGGGCGCGCGGCTGGCGGCGCTCATCGAGGTCCACGCCTCGGACCTCGCGCGGGCGGAGGCCGAGATCCGGGAGCTGGCCGCGGCGCTCGTCGGCACCGATGCCAGCGTCCAGGAGACCGCCGCAGGCCTCGCGGCGGCCACCGCCGCCGCCGCGCAGGTCAAGGCGGCGCTCGAGGAGGCCTCCGGTGTCCTGCGCGAGGGCTCGCGGGCCGAGTCCGAGTCCCAGCGCGCCCTGACGCGCGTCGAGACGCGCGCCGAGGCGGTCGCCGGCGAGCTGCAGCGGGTGGCGGCCGAGCTCGCCGCCATCGAGGGCGAGGACGGCGTCCTCGCCCTGCGCGAGGCCGAGCTCGCAGACGCCCT
- the lptG gene encoding LPS export ABC transporter permease LptG: protein MTILQRYVTREFLKIFALCFGGLLGTYVLVDFFQRIDLFLNFPTPVRWKLLYFALKMPLFVFHITPVSLLVALLVTLGILNRNREITAVKCGGITLVHICAPLVLAGAAASALVFLTNEFLVPAATREAQAVLDVRIKNRPMRSIFRQNRIWFYGERQTIYNIQLLDPVEQSIEGVTLYRFDRSGRRLNQRIDARSARYRRGRWDFTQVTIRTFLPDGGIRTVSYPRRSLKLPERPQDISQYRERPEEMNFRALAEYVRKLRRSGFNPASYVVDLHAKLALPLVSLVVALLAIPFAFRAGPSGGIVASLGASITLGFAYWIVLSIGISLGHAGRLAPSLAAWLPNVFFVGLAAYLWLHLEQ from the coding sequence ATGACGATCCTCCAGCGCTACGTCACCCGCGAGTTTCTCAAGATCTTCGCGCTCTGCTTCGGCGGGCTGCTCGGCACCTACGTCCTGGTCGACTTCTTCCAGCGCATCGACCTGTTCCTCAACTTCCCGACCCCCGTGCGCTGGAAGCTGCTGTACTTCGCGCTCAAGATGCCGCTGTTCGTCTTCCACATCACGCCCGTGTCCCTGCTCGTGGCGCTGCTCGTGACCCTGGGCATCCTCAACCGCAACCGCGAGATCACCGCCGTCAAGTGCGGCGGCATCACCCTCGTGCACATCTGCGCGCCGCTCGTGCTGGCGGGAGCGGCGGCGAGCGCGCTGGTCTTCCTCACCAACGAGTTCCTGGTCCCCGCCGCCACCCGCGAGGCGCAGGCGGTGCTGGACGTGCGCATCAAGAACCGCCCGATGCGCAGCATCTTCCGGCAGAACCGCATCTGGTTCTACGGCGAGCGCCAGACGATCTACAACATCCAGCTGCTCGACCCCGTGGAGCAGTCGATCGAGGGGGTGACGCTCTACCGCTTCGACCGCAGCGGGCGGCGCCTCAACCAGCGCATCGACGCCCGCAGCGCGCGCTACCGGCGCGGCCGCTGGGACTTCACGCAGGTGACGATCCGCACGTTCCTGCCCGACGGCGGCATCCGCACGGTCTCCTACCCGCGGCGCTCGCTGAAGCTGCCGGAGCGGCCGCAGGACATCTCGCAGTACCGCGAGCGCCCGGAGGAGATGAACTTCCGCGCGCTCGCCGAGTACGTGCGCAAACTCCGCCGCAGCGGCTTCAACCCCGCGTCCTACGTCGTGGACCTGCACGCGAAGCTCGCCCTGCCCCTCGTGAGCCTCGTGGTCGCGCTCCTGGCCATCCCCTTCGCGTTCCGGGCCGGGCCCTCGGGCGGGATCGTGGCCAGCCTCGGCGCCAGCATCACGCTGGGCTTCGCCTACTGGATCGTGCTCTCGATCGGGATCTCGCTCGGGCACGCCGGGAGGCTCGCGCCGTCGCTTGCCGCCTGGCTGCCGAACGTGTTCTTCGTGGGTCTCGCCGCCTACCTCTGGCTCCATCTCGAGCAGTGA
- a CDS encoding LptF/LptG family permease produces the protein MKLVDRYIFRELLPPFFAGILVFTFLLLMSQVLRLMELIVNKGVGAPATLRLILYLLPSILVLTVPMSVFLSCVVTFGRLSAENELTALKTGGFSLLRLTAPVALFAAGAYALTSWLIIAALPAGNQLFRTRMFEIVRTKASVGLTEKVFNDDFEGLVIYVNHIPAAGDPVMEGIFISDARPEKRQPPGEPITIVAARGRLIADASSNRVVFRLEDGGIHVLSRDLQTYQRTQFATHDLQLSFGEEGTESLALPKGLREMTLPELRAKVEEYRRLGVQQWAPQVEIQKKFAIPFAALVFGFLGVAMGVLFRRGEKLVSFALSVGIAIVYYVFLLAGEPLGKQGRLHPFWAMWAANLFFAAATALLFRKVLAETPFTLPRLPWPRRGGRQAP, from the coding sequence ATGAAGCTCGTCGACCGCTACATCTTCCGGGAACTGCTGCCGCCGTTTTTCGCGGGCATCCTCGTCTTCACGTTCCTGCTGCTCATGAGCCAGGTGCTGCGGCTCATGGAGCTGATCGTGAACAAGGGCGTCGGCGCACCGGCGACGCTGCGCCTGATCCTCTACCTGCTGCCGTCCATCCTCGTCCTCACCGTGCCGATGTCCGTCTTCCTCTCCTGCGTCGTCACCTTCGGCCGTCTCTCCGCCGAGAACGAGCTGACCGCGCTCAAGACCGGCGGCTTCAGCCTGTTGCGGCTCACCGCGCCCGTGGCGCTCTTCGCGGCCGGCGCGTACGCCCTCACCAGCTGGCTGATCATCGCCGCGCTGCCCGCGGGCAACCAGCTCTTCCGCACCCGCATGTTCGAGATCGTGCGCACGAAGGCCAGCGTCGGGTTGACCGAGAAGGTCTTCAACGACGACTTCGAGGGCCTCGTCATCTACGTCAACCACATCCCGGCCGCGGGCGACCCCGTCATGGAGGGCATCTTCATCTCCGACGCGCGTCCCGAGAAGCGCCAGCCCCCCGGCGAGCCGATCACCATCGTCGCCGCCCGCGGCCGGCTCATCGCCGACGCCTCGTCGAACCGCGTCGTCTTCCGGCTCGAGGACGGCGGCATCCACGTGCTCTCGCGCGACCTGCAGACCTACCAGCGCACGCAGTTCGCCACGCACGACCTGCAGCTGAGCTTCGGCGAGGAGGGCACGGAGAGCCTCGCGCTGCCAAAAGGCCTGCGCGAGATGACGCTCCCGGAGCTGCGCGCCAAGGTCGAGGAGTACCGGCGCCTCGGCGTGCAGCAGTGGGCGCCCCAGGTGGAGATCCAGAAGAAGTTCGCGATCCCGTTCGCCGCGCTGGTCTTCGGCTTCCTCGGCGTCGCCATGGGCGTGCTCTTCCGCCGCGGCGAGAAGCTCGTGAGCTTCGCGCTGAGCGTCGGGATCGCCATCGTCTACTATGTCTTCCTCCTCGCCGGCGAGCCGCTCGGCAAGCAGGGACGGCTGCACCCCTTCTGGGCGATGTGGGCCGCGAACCTCTTCTTCGCCGCCGCCACGGCACTGCTCTTCCGCAAGGTGCTCGCCGAGACCCCGTTCACGCTCCCGCGCCTCCCCTGGCCGCGCCGGGGCGGGCGGCAGGCGCCATGA
- a CDS encoding Rrf2 family transcriptional regulator: MRLTTKGRYAVRALYCLSSYQTERPTPLSEVAKRQNISLNFLEQLFVHLRKHGIVSSVRGPRGGYKLSKPPDKITIGEILRAVGESTFPVFCSDEFATGKKSCPRADDCVTHMLWAKLGTNINKFLDATTLADLADFGPRC, translated from the coding sequence ATGCGCCTGACAACGAAGGGGAGATACGCAGTCCGTGCACTCTACTGCCTGTCCTCGTACCAGACTGAGCGGCCCACACCGCTCTCCGAGGTTGCCAAGCGCCAGAACATCTCGCTGAACTTCCTCGAGCAGCTCTTCGTGCACCTGCGCAAGCACGGCATCGTCTCGAGCGTCCGCGGGCCCCGCGGCGGGTACAAGCTGAGCAAGCCGCCGGACAAGATCACGATCGGGGAGATCCTGCGCGCCGTCGGCGAGAGCACCTTCCCGGTCTTCTGCAGCGACGAGTTCGCCACGGGCAAGAAGAGCTGCCCGCGCGCCGACGACTGCGTCACGCACATGCTCTGGGCCAAGCTCGGCACGAACATCAACAAGTTCCTCGACGCGACGACCCTCGCCGACCTCGCCGACTTCGGCCCCCGCTGCTGA
- a CDS encoding helix-hairpin-helix domain-containing protein, producing the protein MKHLATAALLLTLVVAAPAGAAAPSGAPPPAPQTAGDTRARVEVNRASLAELIGVPGIGERLAQAIIDLREKKGPFTKLDDLLEVRGIGEKNLALFAEHLMVAPPAAGVPAKVSAAK; encoded by the coding sequence ATGAAGCATCTCGCAACAGCCGCTCTCCTGCTGACCCTCGTGGTCGCGGCGCCGGCCGGCGCCGCGGCGCCGTCGGGGGCGCCCCCGCCCGCGCCGCAGACGGCGGGCGACACCCGGGCGCGGGTGGAGGTCAACCGCGCGAGCCTCGCCGAGCTCATCGGCGTCCCCGGCATCGGCGAGCGTCTCGCGCAGGCGATCATCGATCTGCGTGAAAAGAAGGGCCCCTTCACGAAGCTGGACGATCTCCTCGAGGTGCGCGGGATCGGCGAGAAGAACCTCGCGCTCTTCGCCGAGCACCTCATGGTGGCGCCGCCTGCCGCGGGGGTCCCGGCAAAGGTCTCAGCAGCCAAATAG